From Microcystis aeruginosa NIES-2549, a single genomic window includes:
- a CDS encoding TM0106 family RecB-like putative nuclease — protein sequence MLLTDDLLLDYQRCQRRAFLNLYGNSQEKDPERDFLLKLRQESQSHVKKVLQDSYPDYCSLTTPTSDILAAARETEALMRQGVSCIYHGVLLQSAYPVSLTGSPHLLIKQAGKSKFGDWIYYPLNIQLGRRPKPEYKLLATFYAYLLASMQGVFPGYAEIVLRRHNRYRVELNLWLTKLQEIIKKFGEMVINSQEPEVFISRQRCSLCHWYSHCYGIAQASQHLSLVPGVTPSRYQFLQSLGISTMESLALTCPTRMGEGMGVEVANQLQLQAQAIIENRAFRKSNGKTAYLSPLPRAEIEFYFDIEAEPEQNLDYLLGILRVDYRVNTQQFYPFLAEKPEDEGRIWQEFLTLVMQDYQAPIFHFSEYEVETIKRLGYLYKTPSSLINQLVSRCFDLHYYVVNSVTFPVESYSLKSLANWIGFQWRDRGVSGDQCVWWYDQWLKTGDRTLLAAILRYNEDDCRATFILKDWLLTYPTP from the coding sequence ATGCTACTGACCGATGATCTACTTCTAGACTACCAACGTTGTCAACGCCGTGCGTTTTTAAATCTCTACGGCAATAGCCAAGAAAAAGACCCTGAGCGAGATTTTTTGCTTAAATTGCGCCAGGAGAGTCAAAGTCACGTTAAAAAAGTCCTGCAAGACTCCTATCCCGATTATTGTTCCCTGACTACCCCCACCAGCGATATTTTAGCCGCCGCTAGAGAAACGGAAGCTTTGATGCGTCAGGGGGTATCCTGTATTTATCACGGAGTCCTTTTACAATCTGCCTATCCCGTCTCTTTAACCGGGTCCCCCCATTTATTAATTAAACAGGCAGGAAAGTCGAAATTTGGCGATTGGATTTATTATCCCCTCAATATTCAACTCGGTCGCCGTCCTAAGCCTGAATATAAGCTGCTGGCTACTTTTTACGCCTATTTATTAGCCAGTATGCAGGGAGTTTTTCCAGGTTATGCCGAAATTGTCCTACGTCGTCATAATCGCTATCGGGTGGAATTGAATCTCTGGTTAACTAAATTACAGGAAATAATCAAAAAATTCGGCGAAATGGTGATTAATAGCCAAGAACCAGAAGTTTTTATCTCGCGTCAGCGTTGCAGTTTATGTCATTGGTATAGTCACTGTTATGGTATCGCTCAAGCGAGTCAACATCTTTCTTTAGTCCCGGGGGTGACTCCCAGTCGTTACCAATTTTTACAGTCTTTGGGGATTTCCACCATGGAATCCCTGGCGCTTACCTGTCCTACCCGTATGGGGGAGGGGATGGGGGTAGAGGTGGCTAATCAGTTACAATTACAGGCCCAAGCAATTATTGAAAATCGGGCCTTTCGCAAAAGCAACGGGAAAACTGCTTATTTGTCTCCCCTACCGAGGGCCGAGATTGAATTTTATTTTGACATCGAAGCGGAACCAGAACAGAATTTAGATTATCTTTTGGGGATTTTACGCGTTGATTATCGAGTTAATACCCAGCAATTTTATCCCTTTTTGGCAGAAAAGCCAGAAGATGAAGGCAGGATTTGGCAGGAATTTTTAACCTTAGTCATGCAGGATTATCAAGCACCCATTTTTCACTTTTCTGAGTACGAAGTGGAAACAATTAAGCGATTGGGTTATCTTTATAAAACTCCTTCTTCTTTGATTAATCAGTTAGTTTCTCGCTGTTTTGATCTGCACTATTATGTAGTTAATTCCGTAACTTTTCCCGTGGAAAGTTATTCTTTAAAATCCCTCGCTAACTGGATTGGCTTCCAATGGCGCGATCGAGGAGTAAGCGGGGATCAATGCGTTTGGTGGTATGACCAGTGGTTAAAAACAGGAGATCGGACTTTATTGGCGGCTATTTTACGTTACAATGAGGATGATTGTCGCGCCACCTTTATACTAAAAGATTGGCTTTTGACATACCCCACGCCGTAA
- a CDS encoding aminotransferase class V-fold PLP-dependent enzyme, which produces MQNLDENSLDFAVSKPDLAEQRQEFRGLSNKVYFNFGGQGTLPKAGLEAIIDAHNFLQQQGPFSGRVNDWITRKTELLRQEMAQELGISPSTLSITEDVTVGCNIALWGVDWQAGEHILLTDCEHPGIMATVREIARRYHLEISTCPIRETLNGGNPIEVISAHLRPKTRVLVVSHVLWNTGQVLPLKEISQLCHHNSVTEKPVLVVVDAAQSVGCLPLDLSATGADCYAFTGHKWWCGPAGVGGLYIRPEIFPSLQPTFIGWRGIETDNRGQPIGWKPDARRFEVATSAYPQFEGLRATIAVHNAWGDGGQRYEKICQLAAYLWGELNTIKGVKCLKNSPPESGLVSFQIDSTISPQNLVQQLEKQGFLLRTLLDPLSVRACVHYFTLPSEIEQLVAAIKKLV; this is translated from the coding sequence ATGCAGAATTTAGACGAAAATAGCCTCGATTTCGCCGTTAGTAAACCGGATTTAGCCGAACAAAGACAGGAATTTCGGGGACTTAGTAATAAAGTTTATTTTAATTTCGGTGGTCAGGGAACCTTGCCCAAGGCCGGATTAGAAGCGATTATCGATGCCCATAATTTTCTCCAACAACAGGGGCCTTTTTCAGGACGGGTAAACGATTGGATTACCAGAAAAACAGAACTTCTCAGACAAGAAATGGCTCAGGAATTGGGAATTAGCCCCAGCACTCTCTCTATCACCGAGGATGTCACTGTAGGCTGTAATATCGCCCTCTGGGGGGTTGATTGGCAAGCGGGGGAACATATTTTACTAACCGATTGTGAACACCCCGGAATTATGGCCACAGTTCGGGAAATTGCCCGTCGTTATCATCTGGAAATCTCCACTTGTCCTATTCGGGAAACTTTAAACGGTGGCAACCCAATAGAAGTCATTTCCGCCCATTTACGTCCAAAAACTAGGGTTTTGGTGGTTAGTCACGTTCTCTGGAATACCGGACAGGTTTTACCCCTCAAGGAAATCTCGCAACTTTGTCATCATAATTCTGTCACCGAAAAACCCGTTTTAGTGGTGGTGGATGCTGCCCAATCCGTGGGTTGTTTGCCCTTGGATTTAAGTGCTACCGGCGCCGATTGTTATGCTTTTACGGGTCATAAATGGTGGTGTGGACCGGCCGGTGTGGGAGGATTGTATATTCGTCCCGAAATTTTCCCTAGTTTACAGCCCACTTTTATCGGTTGGCGCGGTATTGAAACAGATAACCGAGGACAGCCTATCGGTTGGAAACCGGATGCTAGACGCTTTGAAGTGGCCACTTCTGCCTATCCTCAATTTGAGGGTTTAAGGGCAACTATTGCGGTACATAACGCCTGGGGTGATGGGGGACAAAGATACGAAAAAATCTGTCAATTAGCGGCTTATCTCTGGGGAGAATTAAACACAATTAAAGGGGTGAAATGTTTAAAAAATTCTCCGCCAGAATCCGGTTTAGTGTCCTTTCAAATTGACTCGACCATCAGCCCACAAAATTTAGTGCAACAGCTAGAAAAACAAGGTTTTTTACTGCGAACTCTCCTCGACCCCCTCTCGGTGCGTGCCTGTGTTCATTATTTCACTTTGCCCTCAGAAATCGAGCAGTTAGTAGCAGCTATCAAAAAGTTAGTTTAA
- the mtnB gene encoding methylthioribulose 1-phosphate dehydratase produces the protein MSDPRLSLVAAARRFYQLGWMLGTAGNLSAKVDDHSFWITASGKSKGKLTEQDFVRVDLTGKVRELAHQDNRPSAETSIHQVIYCLFPQAQACYHVHSVEANLVSRFAREDKLSLPPLEMLKGLGIWIENPQVFMPVFANYLDVPKIAAEIESRLSTFPPEIPALLISYHGVTVWGESLETTENYLEIVEYIFRYLVAAYQVKPW, from the coding sequence ATGAGCGATCCTCGTCTATCTCTAGTTGCCGCTGCCCGAAGATTTTATCAACTGGGTTGGATGCTTGGCACGGCAGGTAATTTGTCCGCTAAAGTTGATGATCATAGTTTTTGGATTACTGCCAGTGGTAAAAGTAAAGGTAAACTCACAGAACAGGATTTTGTGCGCGTGGATCTGACGGGAAAAGTCAGAGAATTAGCTCATCAGGATAATCGTCCTTCCGCAGAAACTAGCATTCATCAGGTGATTTATTGTCTCTTTCCCCAAGCGCAAGCTTGTTATCATGTCCACTCGGTGGAAGCGAATTTAGTTTCCCGTTTTGCTCGTGAGGATAAGTTATCGTTACCTCCCTTAGAAATGTTGAAAGGTTTAGGTATTTGGATAGAAAATCCTCAAGTATTTATGCCAGTTTTTGCTAACTATCTCGATGTGCCGAAAATTGCCGCAGAAATAGAGAGTAGATTATCAACTTTCCCCCCAGAAATTCCCGCTTTACTGATTTCTTACCATGGCGTGACGGTGTGGGGTGAGTCTCTAGAAACTACCGAGAATTATTTAGAGATAGTTGAGTATATTTTTCGTTATCTAGTGGCAGCCTATCAGGTAAAACCTTGGTAA